The DNA segment ATATGGCGCCGGTATTTCAAAAATTGAAATTGAGAGAGCGTCAGACAGAGTAAAAGTGATTATCTATACGGCGAAACCTGGTATCGTTATCGGTAAAGGTGGATCCGAGATTGATAAAACAAAAAATGAACTTAAAAAATATACAGACAAGAAACTGATTGTTGATATCAGAGAAGTTAAAAAACCAGATCGCGATGCTCAGCTTGTGGCAGAGAACATTGCTCTCCAGCTGGAGAATCGTATTTCCTTCCGCCGTGCGATGAAATCCACGATGCAAAGAACCATGAGAGCTGGAGCAAAAGGTATCAAAACATCAGTATCTGGTCGTCTTGGTGGAGCTGATATGGCTCGTACAGAGTTTTACAGTGAAGGTACCATCCCGCTGCAGACTTTACGTGCAGATATCGACTATGGTTTCGCTGAAGCAGACACAACTTACGGAAAAGTTGGCGTAAAAGCATGGGTCTACAATGGTGAAATACTTCCAACCAAAGGAGCTGAGGAAGGGAGCGGTAAATAATTATGTTAATGCCAAAGAGAGTAAAACGTCGTAAACAATTTCGTGGATCTATGAAGGGCAAGGCCTTAAAGGGAAACAAAATAAGCTATGGCGATTATGGACTGATCGCTACAGAACCTTGCTGGATCAAATCAAATCAGATAGAAGCTGCCCGTGTCGCTATGACTCGTTTTATTAAACGTGGCGGTAAAGTTTGGATTAAAATATTTCCGGATAAACCAGTAACTGCAAAACCTGCAGAAACTCGTATGGGTTCCGGTAAAGGCGCTCTTGAATACTGGGTAGCAGTTGTAAAACCAGGCCGTGTATTGTTTGAAATCGCAGGTGTCCCGGAAGAGACAGCCCGTGAAGCATTACGTCTTGCTATGCATAAGTTACCATGCAAATGTAAAATCGTTTCTCGTGCAGATTTAGAAGGCGGTGATAACAGTGAAAATTAATAAGTATGTAGAAGATTTAAGAACAAAATCAGCTGCAGAATTAAATGATGAATTAGTAGCTGCTAAAAAGGAACTCTTCAACTTGAGATTCCAGAATGCAACCTATCAATTGGAAAATACGAGCAGGATCAAAGACGTTCGTAAGAATATTGCAAGAATTCAGACTGTGATTGCCCAGAAAGCCAAAGCAGAGAATTGAAAACTGGAAAGGAGTACCAGATACCGTGGAAGAAAGAAATCTGAGAAAAACACGTGTCGGCAAAGTAGTCAGCGATAAGATGGATAAGACGATTGTCGTTGCAATTGAAGATCACGTTAAACATCCGCTTTACAAAAAGATCGTGAAGAAGACGTATAAATTAAAAGCACACGATGAGAACAACGAGTGCAAAATCGGTGATACCGTGAAGGTTATGGAAACCAGACCGTTATCGAAAGATAAGAGATGGAGACTGGTTTCAGTCTTAGAAAAAGCAAAATAAGGAGGACGCTAGGATGATTCAGCAGGAAAGCAGATTAAAAGTCGCTGATAATACTGGGGCAAAGGAAATCCTCTGCATACGCGTTATGGGCGGTTCAACAAGAAGATATGCAAGCATCGGGGATGTAATCGTTGCTTCGGTCAAAGATGCAACACCAGGTGGCGTTGTGAAAAAAGGTGATATTGTAAAGGCCGTTGTTGTTCGCACTGTAAAGGGAAGCCGTCGTAAAGATGGTTCTTATATCAAATTTGATGAGAATGCAGCCGTTATCATCAAAGATGACAAGACTCCAAGAGGAACCCGTATTTTTGGGCCAGTAGCCAGGGAGCTTCGTGAGAAACAGTTCATGAAGATTGTTTCTTTAGCTCCTGAAGTATTATAGGAGGTCAAACATGGCAGTTAAAATTAAAAGAGGCGATACCGTTCGAGTAATCGCCGGAAAAGATAAAGGCAAAGAAGGAAAAGTTCTTTCCGTAAAAGAGAAAAAAATTCTTGTTGAAGGCGTCAATATGGTGACAAAGCACGAGAAACCTTCTATGTCAAATCAGCATGGTGGTATTATATCAAAAGAATCTCCCCTTGATATCTCGAATGTGATGTACCTTCACAATGGGAAAGTTACAAGAATAGGTTACAAGATGGATGGAGACAAAAAGGTCCGCGTTGCCAAGGC comes from the Blautia liquoris genome and includes:
- the rplN gene encoding 50S ribosomal protein L14 encodes the protein MIQQESRLKVADNTGAKEILCIRVMGGSTRRYASIGDVIVASVKDATPGGVVKKGDIVKAVVVRTVKGSRRKDGSYIKFDENAAVIIKDDKTPRGTRIFGPVARELREKQFMKIVSLAPEVL
- the rpsC gene encoding 30S ribosomal protein S3; this translates as MGQKVNPHGIRVGVIKDWDSKWYAQGDFADCLVEDYNIRNFLKKKLYGAGISKIEIERASDRVKVIIYTAKPGIVIGKGGSEIDKTKNELKKYTDKKLIVDIREVKKPDRDAQLVAENIALQLENRISFRRAMKSTMQRTMRAGAKGIKTSVSGRLGGADMARTEFYSEGTIPLQTLRADIDYGFAEADTTYGKVGVKAWVYNGEILPTKGAEEGSGK
- the rplP gene encoding 50S ribosomal protein L16, which gives rise to MLMPKRVKRRKQFRGSMKGKALKGNKISYGDYGLIATEPCWIKSNQIEAARVAMTRFIKRGGKVWIKIFPDKPVTAKPAETRMGSGKGALEYWVAVVKPGRVLFEIAGVPEETAREALRLAMHKLPCKCKIVSRADLEGGDNSEN
- the rpmC gene encoding 50S ribosomal protein L29; translated protein: MKINKYVEDLRTKSAAELNDELVAAKKELFNLRFQNATYQLENTSRIKDVRKNIARIQTVIAQKAKAEN
- the rpsQ gene encoding 30S ribosomal protein S17: MEERNLRKTRVGKVVSDKMDKTIVVAIEDHVKHPLYKKIVKKTYKLKAHDENNECKIGDTVKVMETRPLSKDKRWRLVSVLEKAK
- the rplX gene encoding 50S ribosomal protein L24, producing the protein MAVKIKRGDTVRVIAGKDKGKEGKVLSVKEKKILVEGVNMVTKHEKPSMSNQHGGIISKESPLDISNVMYLHNGKVTRIGYKMDGDKKVRVAKATGEVID